cctgtattatattacattctttcttgtgtgtaaaaactataatttaatgTCAATGCGTACTGTATAATGCCataaaaaatgttaagttttgcGATGCTCTACTTTTTcttgcgtatttctggctgaggccggcacaatgttccatttttaggttaattattatatttactattcagggttgtgttatacaactcacaatttgttaatgtagcaatattattcatgtataacagtcttcaatgcactgcctaattatcttaaagatttgaagaacaacgagaaaaggttcagaaaagaattaaccaaatttctacatactcataccttctacacaattgatgaattgtttatgcttgtgaattgaattattctacttaaatgacatgtacaattttatatagctcaactaaaatatgtttttatattgacttaatctgtttactatgtattgtattttttgtttagcataactgatgaattgtatgtactgtaaattgaatagtatactgtataggtcaactgatgaattgtttaagcttataaattgaattaatctacttcatatgaattgtatagcttaacgaaaataagtttgtaaattgaactaatttgattgtatatgtttgtatagtttggctgatgaattgtatatgttcttaaaaagattactagtctgtgtagctctactgatgaattgtatatagacctactgtaaattgaatggtaatatgtatagctcaactgatgaattgtttatgattataaattgaattaatctacttgatattaattgcacaaatttgtatagcttaatgaaagtatgctactttgtattgtatatatttgtatagttttggccgatgaattgtatatgctttaaattgaatagtaatctatatagctctactgataaattgtttgtgtttgtaatttgaagtagtttgcatgatatgtattatcaatttctgtatatcgcaactggttgaattgtttatgccttaaatttaattaaattgttttgtattataatatagctcaacttatgaatgatcgtttgcgtttgtaaatttaataatctgattggctatgtattgtatacttttagtagagccatcgatgtagctcagtcggcagactcgctgggctgctcatccggagctgcgttcgggcttgggttggatccccctttggactttggtttcttcggaggttttccccagccgtgggactgaagccggatggtctatggcgagtccttggcatcaacccctttgatttgattaccccctttgatttgattacctggttgggtttttccgaggtttcccccaccgaaaaggcaaatgccgggtaatattttggcgaatcctcggacctcatctcatctcactacatcccgccaaaatgtaaaaaaattgtacaaaattgtaaaaattgtagaaaattactaaattgtaaaactataaaaatttgtaaaaattgtaattgtaatattgtaaaatgttgacatgttccacatctcaaagcttcattgctcatgtaagatctatggaataaaataaatgaatgaatgaatgaatgaatgaattacatgttttaaaaagtaaaatattgtaaataagtactctacaatacacccttatctaatgggttatttttaaaaaccttctgcattcacttgaatagcgatccTGAAACTGGGCACGTAAAACATGGCTAGCGCCACACGGCGacgaaccactgaactagaggaagtaacgtcactttctcttctacctgcTCTGCCTATACCATTGTTTGGAGGCTTTAGGTATCTAAACACAGGACTCTACAAATGAGGCAGAGGTTGAAGACACTGCTGTTGAGTTTGTCTTGATTTATACAAGTTACAATGTATTATAGTCGGAAATCTAATAATCGTGGTATAAATACTTGTTAATCACGCCTACGTATCTTGTTCGTAAGCATATTTCGTGGGCGtagaagtaatttattattaccCTTAACTTGTTGTTATTTGAAGATCCACCTGTACAAACATCGCTCAGTACGTATATATATCCCGGTCTTGCTTTTGGGCATCATTCCAGCAACAACATGGCCAAGAGCGTGGTAAGTCCTCTCTTGTTTCTGAGAGTTTattctcattttaaaataataaatttcagaGCAAATATATAGATAGGCTAGTTATACTTGGGAaatcaattaatttgttttgatttACTATATATATTTAGTTAACTATCTAACTGTCCCTCTAGGAGAGATTTAAAACAGTAAAATATGCGTAGGGATTAATGTTTTAGGTTTCTTACAAGCTACAGAATGTACCAGAAAGGCCCATGCAGCTGAATACTTAAATAGCCTAtgtctttctcttattttctctctAAATCTATGCTCAGATGCCCAACATTCACGCCATCCTCTGATTGATCAAACTTTCGATCTTCTACTTGTTGGTTTCTGTTCTTAGATCGCTTTCACTACTCTGGTATCCCACTTCCATCCACATGTTCATTCCATCACTTAGTTTTATACCTCACAAACTCATTCATCCTCCTTAGGGCCTTAACTCGTCAGGataagtaaacaataattattgttattattattactatttttactactatatttgttattattatcatccctattactattattacgatGTGTGTCTTGTATGTTACTGTTCTCTTGAACGTCTGCATTCCTGACTCtgtgtttaaatgttttattagaCTAGTCCTTACCTTCTTTTATTGCTTTCGTCTCTGCGGTTCTCACTAATTCAATTGTTTTAGACGTTTGGTGTTTATGTGGAACAAAAGTCTTTCTACTTAATAGTTATAGAAGGTAATGTGAGTACTGATAGTCTCATAAAAATGAAACTCCATCTCCTTGTAATACTCTGGTAGtcccattttctccttgtattaaatttttagtaggttattttacgacgctttatcaacatcttcggttatttagcgtctgaatgagatgaaggtgataatgccggtgaaatgaatccggggtccagcaccgaaagttacccagcatttgctcatattaggttgagggaaaaccccggataaaacctcaaccaggtaacttgtcccgaccgggaatcgaacccgggccacctggtttcgcgccagacgcgctgaccgttactccacaggtgtggactaaatttcttctctttctattccACTTATTCTTTTTGTTATCCTCGTATTACTCTTGTTCTTCTCCTATTCTACTTCTTTTCCTGAAATtccacttgttttccttgtattccacttagtTTCCTCGCTTTACACTTTTTCTCATGTAttcacttgttctctttgtatttcattTCAAAACCAAAAGTTTGCGGACACAAAATCCTAAATGAATTTCATTCATAATGATCACCTCCATCattcctaaaaattaaaaaaaaaaatccacataaTCAGCTTGTAGTTACACATCACTAGAGATTAGCTAATGTTCATAGGTATTCGTCTTCCTGGTGCTTAACGTGTATACCACCATCGCTCACTACGGTGGGTTTGGAGGCTTCGGAGGGTTCGGAGGACGTGGAGGGTTTGGAAGACATGAAGGAATCCACCACGGCTACCACTATCCCCAACTGCAACCTTACTTTTATCACCCGCACCTACCATTCCCTTTCCCACACCATTACCCAACGACGACAACAACAGCAGCACCAACAACGACAACGACGACAACTGCAGCACCAACAGCAACAACGACAACTGCAGCACCAACGACAATAACCGCAGCACCAACAACGACGACAACCGCAGCACCAACAACAACAACGGCCGCACCAACAACAACGGCAGCACCAACAACAACGGCAGCACCAACAACTACAACGGCagcatcaacaacaacaacggcCGCACCAACAACGACATCGCCGTAAAGACGTGGAATATAGAGAACGGAAGTGGTACACTTCGGAAAAATGTTTATGACGAAATCCAAGAAAACGAATTGTTAACAATGTTTCTTTAAGAACCTTTCTCCGTTTCACTGATGCATCATCTTAAATATGTTACTTTGTACTATTAAAATCTGTGACAAACTTCTTACGAAGAAAACTATGGTCTCTGAGTTTAGAGAGCTCTAAATTTCCTTGCAATAAATcttgttcataaaataattaaaatgatttcATTACTCTGCATTTGGGATTGGGGCCTAACGAGTAAAAAGGGTTTTCAACATGACGCCTAAATCACATAATTAAcataataaatgaagagtccactgcaagaatgatggatgtcatttggattacgttttgcaggagaagcaattgaaagtttgaaatgcctaGCGGTCAAAGCTTaagtgtgattttccgatcattactgtacaatgactatcagtgttaatgccatataactctgtatgtacattctacattacttaagctatgcattgacagtcttggtccattttcgacaagaaagtgacatctatcattcttgcagtggactcttcagatGTAAGATGGGTTATAAAAGTCCATGGAAGTTACAAAGTTTGAATCCCCTtgaactaaaatatatatatatttacatttcagtATTGTTTATCCATAATCATTTTCCTTTCCCTCATTTTTCActctcagagtaacaaaatctacatcgacataaggcacaaTTCTCCTCCAACCCCCGCAATGAATATAATCCCTGTACTTGGTGCTGTTGCACGatagaattataacaatgctgtcTATATTACAAAGAaacctaccgcctagtaccgaccttataataatatgaagccgacacaatatcaactttaagtagtttttttttaaattggatgACTGAAAAGAATTAAGTGTCGAAGATTTTATAACGATATTAGTaaatataccataatttaataataataataataataataataaaaataataataataataataataataataataataataataataat
This sequence is a window from Periplaneta americana isolate PAMFEO1 chromosome 2, P.americana_PAMFEO1_priV1, whole genome shotgun sequence. Protein-coding genes within it:
- the LOC138695333 gene encoding threonine-rich protein-like → MAKSVVFVFLVLNVYTTIAHYGGFGGFGGFGGRGGFGRHEGIHHGYHYPQLQPYFYHPHLPFPFPHHYPTTTTTAAPTTTTTTTAAPTATTTTAAPTTITAAPTTTTTAAPTTTTAAPTTTAAPTTTAAPTTTTAASTTTTAAPTTTSP